The Leucobacter viscericola sequence CTTACGGCGACTACACCTCTGCCGGCATCGTGCTCGCAACGCAGAGTGCGGGCCAGGCAATCTCGGGTCCGGTTGCCAGCAGGCTCATGGGCCGCTGGGGCATGCGCCCAGTACTGACGCTCACCGCGATCCTGTGCTCAGGCCTGCTTGTCGCCATTGCGGTGGTACATCTCCCCTTGGTGATCGTTGCTGGACTGGCCTTCCTCGTTGGCCTCACGACACCGCCCGTCACCCCCGCCGTGCGCACGCTGTACCCGAAGCTAGTACCGGGCAATCAGCTCACCGCTCTTTTCTCACTCGATGCCGCCGCGCAGGAACTCATCTGGGTCGTTGGCCCGGTCGTTGCCGTGCTCGTTTCTTCGCAGTTTGGCACCCTGGTTGGTCTGTGTGTTGCTGCGGCGTTCATGCTGCTTGGTGGCGCCTGGTTCATCCTGAGTCCGTCGGTTGGAACGGTGAAGATCCCCCGTTCGCGGCGCGGCCTCGGCGCGATCTTGCGGCGCCCAACCGTCATCATTTCCACGACCATCGGGTTCTTCTTCGTCGCCTCGTTCGCGGCGATTGAGGCCGGAATCGTCTCTGCCTTTACGCCAGCGGGTGACGGTGCTGGGCACGGCAGCATCGAGTCCGGGATCGTGCTCGCCCTGTTTGCAGGCGGCTCCCTCGTGGGTGGTTTGCTCATCGGTCACCGTCCACTGCGCCCCTGGTCGCTCCTCCTCAGGATCACGATCGTGCTGATCGGTACGGCCCTGTGCCTCGTCAGCTTGAACATCTGGTGGCTCGGCGCGGTTCTATTTTTGGGCGGGATCGGCACGGCACCCGCGTTCGCCGCGGTCTCAAGCATGGTCAGTTCGACGGTGAAGTTCTCAGAGACCGCTGAGGCGTTCGGCTGGATCGGCACCGGTCAGCTCGTGGGAGTGGCCGTCGGCTCCGCGTTCGCGGGTATCGCCATTGACGCCGCAGGCGCGCACGGCGCGATCCTCGTTTCTGCCGGGCTTCTGGTGATCTGTGTGATCGTTGCCGCCTGCACGATGCGTTGGGTTCCGGATCTCAAAGACGGTCACATCGAGCCGCTGCCCGAGACTGGAACACTCTCAATTCCGCTCCCCTAACGATTGCAGGACGTTTAGCGTCAGTGTCAGTGGCCCCAAATACAATAAGGCCATGAAACGACACGGCTCCCTCCTCGCGCTCGTCGCTGCTGCCTTGCTTATAGCGCCGCTTTCTGCGTGCGCCGCGAACCCGAGTTCGATTGGCGATACTGGTGGCGGCAGGCCAGCATCGGAATCCACGGCGGAATCGGGTGCACCGTTAGACGCGTCGCAGAAGATGACCGACTCTGCCCCAGAGGCAGGTCAGTCGGTCATTCAGAACGGTGATCTCACGATTGTGGTGGCAGACCCCACGAAGTCCGCAGACAGGGTGACCGCGGTCGCCGAGAAACTTGGCGGCTACGTAGAGTCTCAAACAATATCCAAGGCCTCCGGCAGCGACCCTGCCTCAGCCTCGCTGAGCCTGCGCGTCCCCTCCGCGAAGGTCGATGAGGCGTTTGATGCACTCGCCGAGGTCGGCAACGTAACCTCGCAGAATCGCAGCGCAACCGATGTCACTGCCCAGCACGTTGATCTCAAGGCCCGCGTGGCCGCGCTCGAAGACTCGGTGACGCGCCTCAAAGAGCTCATGTCGGGCGCAGCCACGACGGGAGAACTGATCGAGGCCGAGACGGCACTCTCGCAGCGGCAGCAAGAATTGGACGGGCTGAAAGCCCAGCTGAAGGCGCTTGAGGACCAGGTAGACGAGGCAACCATCTGGGTATCTCTCACAACAGACAGTGTGATTCCGGGTGGCCCCTCAAACTTCTGGGACGGGCTGCTCGCGGGCATTGCGTCGCTCGGTGCAGCTGGTGCGGGGGCACTGGTTGTGCTTGGGATCTTGCTCCCCTGGCTTGTGCTCGGCGGTATCATCGCGCTGATTGTCATTGCGATCGTGCGATCGCGGCGGCGGGCCAAGACGCGTCGCGGTGAGGCTCAGCCGACAGCAATCCCTCCCGCAGAACACACCACCCCAACAACGGAGAATATGTAACCCCATGCGCATCATCGATCTCAGCCACCCCATCACAACAGGCATGCCCGTTTACCCGGGCGACCCCGAAGTCAGCATCACCCCAGCGCTGAGCGTTGCCGAAGACACCGTCGCGGTGGCACATCTCGTGCTGGGCTCCCACTCAGGCACGCACCTCGACGCACCGTCACACTCCATCGAGGGCGGACGAACGGTAGACAGCATTCCGCTCGAGCTCCTACAGGGAGAGGCCCTCATTCTGCGGGCGCGCGTCGGCTCGAGCCACCGCATCACGGCCGCGGACCTTACTGAAGAACTCCCAGAGCGCGTGCCAGCCATCGTTTGCATCGCAACCGGCTGGGATCGCCACTTCGCCGACGACCAGGCCGTGATGCACCCGTTCCTCTCGCTCGAGCTCGCGGCAGAGCTGTGGGAACGTGGCGGCAGGGTGCTCGGGATCGATGCACTCAGCCCCGACTCGAGCAGCGATCCTGACAGCGCAACACTGCCGGTTCACGAGCTGTGGCTTGGACGCGACGGTGTGATCGTGGAGAACCTCACCCGACTCACCGAACTCCCAGCAAAGGTGGAGGTGATCCTCGCCCCACTGCGACTTGCGGGGGTCGACGGCTCACCGATCCGCGCGATGGCGAGGATTGCAACGGATTTCGCAGAATCGCCGTCGCTTGACGGCTGATATGGACTGCTCCCCTCCAGAAATACACGCGATCCAGACGCTAGTGCTGTGATCCGAGGTGTGGGAGACTTGCTGTACCCACCACCAGACGAAGTCACTAAGGAGTGAGTCATTTATGGGCACGTTTGCCGTTATTAACCCGGCCACGGGTGAGACCGTAGCCGAGTACCCCGATGCCACAGCGGCAGAGATCGAGGACGCACTAGCCTCGGCTCAGAAGACCTACAAAGAGTGGTCGCGCACCACGACCGTTGCACAGCGTGCAGCGCTCGCGCAGCGCGCAGCGGAGCTCTTCGATGAGCGTAAAGATGAGCTCGGTGCGATCATCAACCGCGAGATGGGCAAGCCCCTCGATCAGTCGATCGGCGAGGCCGAGTTCTCTGGTGCGATCACCGCAGCCTTCGCGAAGAACGCTGAGAAGTGGCTTGCTGACGAGCAGCTTGAGGTGGAAGACGGGCTGAAGAGCTTCTTCCGCTTCCAGGGCACCGGCGTGATCCTCGGCATCATGCCTTGGAACTACCCCTACTACCAGGTCGCTCGCTTCGCGGTTCCGAACCTGATCTTGGGCAACACCGTCGTGCTGAAGCACGCCGCACAGTGCCCTGAGTCGGCTCTCGCTCTCGAGAAGCTGTTCCTTGACGCAGGCTTCCCGAAGGGCGCCTACGTCAACGTGTTTGCAACGCACGATCAGATCTCCGACATCATCGCTGACGACCGCATCCAGGGCATCTCGCTCACCGGATCCGAGCGCGCTGGCGCAATCGTCGCAGAGAAGGCCGGCCGCGCACTCAAGAAGTGCGTGCTTGAGCTGGGTGGATCCGACGTCTTCCTCGTGCTCGACACGAACGACATCGACCACGCCGTTGAGCACGCCGTTGGCGGCCGCATGGAGAACACGGGCCAGGCCTGCAACGGTTCCAAGCGCATCGTTGTCATGGACAAGTACTTCGACGAGTTCTCGAAGAAGTTCACCGCTGCAATCGCAGGCCAGTCATACGCGGATGGCGACTTCGGTCCGATGTCGTCGGACGCTGCAACCAAGACCCTCGCGGGTCAGGTGCAGGGTGCGCTCGACCAGGGTGCCGAGGTTCTCGTGGGCAACAACACCCCCGAGGGCAACCTCTACACCCCCTCGGTGATCACGAACATCACCCCGGCAATGGACGTCTACAGCCAGGAGCTCTTCGGCCCCGTTGCGCAGCTCTACAAGGTATCGAGTGATGCCGAGGCTATTGAGCTCGCGAACTCCTCGCCTTACGGTCTCGGATCCGTTGTGATCTGCGACGACCTGGAGCGCGCCGAGCAGGTCGGCAACCAGCTCGACGTGGGCATGGTCTTCATCGGCGGCGCAGGCCTCGAGGGTGCTGACGTGCCCTTCGGTGGCGTCAAAAAGTCGGGCTACGGCCGCGAGCTTGGCAAGGTTGGCATGCTTGAGTTCGCCAACAAGAAGCTCTTCCGCTTCGCTGGCTAAGCACTAACCGCATAAGGCTGAGGCCCGGGATCCGTGTGGATCTCGGGCCTCAGCCTTTTGCGTAACCAAAGCACTACTGTTCGTGACAGCTGATGCCCCCGACTGGCCATCAATTCGTCGAGTGGCCATCAGTTTTCATGGCTTCTCGACGAATCGATAGCTTCTCGACGGTGCCGGGTGCAGTGGGGTGGGCCCTGGGGCGGGCAGGCTCTAGCGCTCCAGGAACACCTGAGCAAAAAAGTCCGACAGCTCCTGCGTCGCCGACAGCGGGAAGATGCCCGCGACGTAGTGGTCGGGACGAACCACCACAACGACACCGTCGCGGCTCACGCCGCGCTGCTCGAAGATGTCGTCGTCAGCCTTCGCCGCGTAGATCTTTTCGTAGTCAACAAGCTGGAACGGGCCCGACAGCGGCAGGAACACCTTCGAGACCCTCGAGATATCAACGGAGTGGTGATCCTGCTGGTAGACGGCCTTCACGTCAAAGACCGAGTCAACGTCTGCACCGAGCGGCGTGAAGCGCTGCAGTGGCGAGTCCTTCGAGCCGAGCATCCATTCGGCCCACTGGTCGAGTGCGACACCACTCGCATCTGCAAAGGCATAGACGCGGTAGCGACCGTCAGCACGATGGTGGTGGCCCAGGTGCACGTCAACGGCGTCGGCCACGCGGGTTGTATTCACCGATTTGAAGCGCTTGCCAATCGGGAAGCCCGCGGCGAGCTCCTGGTGCGCACCGGGGCGCGTCAGCATCGACTCGGTGTACTCGGTCATAAACCCGGCGGGGAACTCCGCCGTCTGCACGTAGAACTCCTCCAGCTGCTTGGGCGAGTCAAACTCCTCGGGCTTGCGCGCCATGAGACCTGACCACTCGCGGTCAAAATCGATGAGGTTCTGGGCGGTCACGCGACGCTCGTCAGAGTAGGTCTGCAGCAGCGACTCCGGGCTGCGCCCCTCCAACACATAGCCGAGCTTCCAGCCGAGGTTCCAGCCGTCCTGCATAGACACGTTCATGCCCTGACCGGCTTTCGCGCTGTGCGTGTGGCAGGCGTCGCCCATCAGGAAGACGCGCGGCTTGCCGTCGGGCGAGGTTGCCGCGTCATCGAAGCGGTTGGTCACGCGGTGAGCCACCTCGTAGACACTGTGCCAGGGCACGTTGCGCACGTCGATCGTGTAGGGGTGCAGGATCGCGTTCGCTTGCTGAATAACCTCTTCGAGCGAGGTCTCGCGCACCTTGCCACCGTCATTTTCGTCAACCTCACCGAGGTCAACGTAGATGCGGCAGAGGTGGTTACCCTCGCGCGGGATGTGCAGGATGCTGCCCGCCTCGGAGTGGATGATGCACTTCTTGCGAATATCGGGGAAGTCGGTCACGGAGAGCACATCCATGACACCCCACGCGTGGAAGGACTGGTCGCCCTCGAGCGCGCCCCCGATCGAGTGGCGCACGGCCGAGCGCGCGCCATCAGCGCCGATCACGTACTTCGCCCGCACGGTGATTTCTTCAGCGTCGTCGCTTCCCGCGGCGCGCTCGGTGTTGATGCCAGCGCCGCTGTAACCGGAGACCTTACGCAGGGTCACCTCAACGGGGTACTCCCCCTCACCCGTCACGTTGAGACCAACAAACTCGTAGCCGTAGTCGACCTCACCGCGCGCGGGCGAGTACCGCGCGTACTGAGCGAAGTAGTCGATCACACGAGCCTGGTTCACGATGAGGTGAGGGAACTCGCTGATCCCGGCCGGATCATCGGGGGTCACCGAGCTGCGCACGATGTTCTCGGGGCGGGCAGGATCGGGGCTCCAGAAGGAGGTCTCCGTAATCTGGTACGCCTCTTTGATGATCTCTTCAGCAAAACCAAAGGCCTGAAAGGTCTCCACACTGCGCGCCTGGATGCCGTCGGCCTGGCCCAGCACCAGGCGACCGTCGCGGCGCTCAACAACGCGCGTTACGATGTTCGGAAACTGGGCAAGCTGCGCCGCCGCCACAATGCCCGCCGGGCCCGATCCGACGATGAGCACGTCGATTTCCGAGGGCAGATCACTCGGCCGATCAAGCCCCACACCCGCAGCGGGCTCAATTCGGGGATCGGTCGACACATAACCGTGGTGGTGGAACTGCATTGTTACTCCTTCACGCGGGGATGTTCATTATTTGAACAGCAAGTCTGAATATCGCACACTCAGCATAAACGGCGGCGCGCGATCTCACAACACCCATTCTGCTCCTGGTATCGGGAAGAATAGTCTCATGACCGAATCTCGCGCTGAGGGACAAGCCACCGCCGGCTCCCAGACGCTTTCCCGCGGACTCCAGGCGCTGGAACTGCTTGCCGATGCGGAATCCCCCATCTCAATCAGCGTGTTCGCAGAACGACTCGGAGTGCATCGTTCAAACGCCTACAGGATCCTGCGCACCCTCGAACAGCACCGCTTCGTTCTTCGCGATAGCGCTGGCCTCATCCGCCTCGGCCCCAAGATCACGGCGCTCGCCCGCGGCGTCGCCCCCGCACTACACACCGCCGCAATGCCCGCCGTCACCGAACTCGCGTATGCGGTCGGCATGACAGCTTTCCTCACCGTGCTCGATGCCAACGAGGTTGTCACCCTCATGACCGTCGAGCCGACCAACGTCGAGGCGACAATTGCGCGCGATCCCGGAGTCAGCCACACGGTCGACCGCGGCGCTCCCGGACGAGCCATCGAGTCTTCGCTCAGCGCCGCCGAGCGTGAAACCCTGCTCGGCAGCCCCGAATTTGGCGAGGCCGTACTCGATGCGAAGCAGCAGGGTTACGCCGTGAGCCGCCACGAGGTTGTGAATGGCGTCAGCAGCGTGGCGGTTCCGATCCGCATTCAGGGTGAGCCACCCGCGGCAATCGCGATCGTGCACTTCAACCTGCCCGACCCACTCGACGAGGTTGTCGCCCGCCTCAAAAACGCTGCCGAGCGGATCGCGCAGAACTACCGCTAAAGCGGCCACCTTCGCGGCCCGAAACCCGTAAGATGGAATCGTCCAGCACGGTCGGTTCGCGCCCGATCTGGCCGGCAAAGGCGCTCGAAAAAGGGGCGATGCTGCTTGGGTGGTGATGCCCAGCGAGACATAC is a genomic window containing:
- a CDS encoding aldehyde dehydrogenase family protein, translated to MGTFAVINPATGETVAEYPDATAAEIEDALASAQKTYKEWSRTTTVAQRAALAQRAAELFDERKDELGAIINREMGKPLDQSIGEAEFSGAITAAFAKNAEKWLADEQLEVEDGLKSFFRFQGTGVILGIMPWNYPYYQVARFAVPNLILGNTVVLKHAAQCPESALALEKLFLDAGFPKGAYVNVFATHDQISDIIADDRIQGISLTGSERAGAIVAEKAGRALKKCVLELGGSDVFLVLDTNDIDHAVEHAVGGRMENTGQACNGSKRIVVMDKYFDEFSKKFTAAIAGQSYADGDFGPMSSDAATKTLAGQVQGALDQGAEVLVGNNTPEGNLYTPSVITNITPAMDVYSQELFGPVAQLYKVSSDAEAIELANSSPYGLGSVVICDDLERAEQVGNQLDVGMVFIGGAGLEGADVPFGGVKKSGYGRELGKVGMLEFANKKLFRFAG
- a CDS encoding IclR family transcriptional regulator — protein: MTESRAEGQATAGSQTLSRGLQALELLADAESPISISVFAERLGVHRSNAYRILRTLEQHRFVLRDSAGLIRLGPKITALARGVAPALHTAAMPAVTELAYAVGMTAFLTVLDANEVVTLMTVEPTNVEATIARDPGVSHTVDRGAPGRAIESSLSAAERETLLGSPEFGEAVLDAKQQGYAVSRHEVVNGVSSVAVPIRIQGEPPAAIAIVHFNLPDPLDEVVARLKNAAERIAQNYR
- a CDS encoding DUF4349 domain-containing protein; this translates as MKRHGSLLALVAAALLIAPLSACAANPSSIGDTGGGRPASESTAESGAPLDASQKMTDSAPEAGQSVIQNGDLTIVVADPTKSADRVTAVAEKLGGYVESQTISKASGSDPASASLSLRVPSAKVDEAFDALAEVGNVTSQNRSATDVTAQHVDLKARVAALEDSVTRLKELMSGAATTGELIEAETALSQRQQELDGLKAQLKALEDQVDEATIWVSLTTDSVIPGGPSNFWDGLLAGIASLGAAGAGALVVLGILLPWLVLGGIIALIVIAIVRSRRRAKTRRGEAQPTAIPPAEHTTPTTENM
- a CDS encoding MFS transporter; translated protein: MGIYRELGRNPGVFRVLASQLTARFPFGMLSIILLLHVQLAYGDYTSAGIVLATQSAGQAISGPVASRLMGRWGMRPVLTLTAILCSGLLVAIAVVHLPLVIVAGLAFLVGLTTPPVTPAVRTLYPKLVPGNQLTALFSLDAAAQELIWVVGPVVAVLVSSQFGTLVGLCVAAAFMLLGGAWFILSPSVGTVKIPRSRRGLGAILRRPTVIISTTIGFFFVASFAAIEAGIVSAFTPAGDGAGHGSIESGIVLALFAGGSLVGGLLIGHRPLRPWSLLLRITIVLIGTALCLVSLNIWWLGAVLFLGGIGTAPAFAAVSSMVSSTVKFSETAEAFGWIGTGQLVGVAVGSAFAGIAIDAAGAHGAILVSAGLLVICVIVAACTMRWVPDLKDGHIEPLPETGTLSIPLP
- a CDS encoding FAD-dependent monooxygenase, with translation MQFHHHGYVSTDPRIEPAAGVGLDRPSDLPSEIDVLIVGSGPAGIVAAAQLAQFPNIVTRVVERRDGRLVLGQADGIQARSVETFQAFGFAEEIIKEAYQITETSFWSPDPARPENIVRSSVTPDDPAGISEFPHLIVNQARVIDYFAQYARYSPARGEVDYGYEFVGLNVTGEGEYPVEVTLRKVSGYSGAGINTERAAGSDDAEEITVRAKYVIGADGARSAVRHSIGGALEGDQSFHAWGVMDVLSVTDFPDIRKKCIIHSEAGSILHIPREGNHLCRIYVDLGEVDENDGGKVRETSLEEVIQQANAILHPYTIDVRNVPWHSVYEVAHRVTNRFDDAATSPDGKPRVFLMGDACHTHSAKAGQGMNVSMQDGWNLGWKLGYVLEGRSPESLLQTYSDERRVTAQNLIDFDREWSGLMARKPEEFDSPKQLEEFYVQTAEFPAGFMTEYTESMLTRPGAHQELAAGFPIGKRFKSVNTTRVADAVDVHLGHHHRADGRYRVYAFADASGVALDQWAEWMLGSKDSPLQRFTPLGADVDSVFDVKAVYQQDHHSVDISRVSKVFLPLSGPFQLVDYEKIYAAKADDDIFEQRGVSRDGVVVVVRPDHYVAGIFPLSATQELSDFFAQVFLER
- a CDS encoding cyclase family protein produces the protein MRIIDLSHPITTGMPVYPGDPEVSITPALSVAEDTVAVAHLVLGSHSGTHLDAPSHSIEGGRTVDSIPLELLQGEALILRARVGSSHRITAADLTEELPERVPAIVCIATGWDRHFADDQAVMHPFLSLELAAELWERGGRVLGIDALSPDSSSDPDSATLPVHELWLGRDGVIVENLTRLTELPAKVEVILAPLRLAGVDGSPIRAMARIATDFAESPSLDG